The sequence below is a genomic window from Desulfonauticus submarinus.
TGCTAACTCCTCTGCTTCTAAATCATCATAAATGGGTCTATCTGAACCTGGGACAGTAGGCACATCTAATTTTCTTGCTAGACGTTTTGTGTTAATCTTATCTCCAAGTTCTTTGATAATTTGCCAATTAGGGCCAATAAAGATTAGAGGGCGTGTGCGCTGAACAGCACGTCTGGCAAAGCGATAATTTTCTGCAAAAAAACCATATCCTGGATGAATTGCAGTGGCTTTACTATGATCGGCTACTGCAAAGATTTCATTGGCGTCTTGGTACGAGCTTATTCTGTATAAACTTTTTTCTCCGCCATATTTTATGGCTAATTCGCAGTGGAGAGAGTCTTTGTCTTCGGCTGTATAAACGCATACAAACTCATGTCCTAAACGTCGACAAGCCTCCATTACGCGAATGGCAATTTCCCCGCGATTAGCAATCAAAACTTTATGTGTTCTCATTATTTTCCTCTGACTCCTTTGCCTTTTGTTTTATTTCTGAGATTCTTCTTTTTTGTTCTTCTAATACCAATTTATCTAAGAGCATTTCTTGTTTTTTTGTTAGGTTTAGAAACTCACAGGCAATATAATCAGTTTTTTTCCTAACAATCCTGACTTCTCCTTCAAGAATATCTTTATTTTCTGTGAATAACGTAAAAGAGATTATTTGATTTTCTTGTAAGGTTATATTTTGCCCAGAGGGAAGCCAAAAAGAGAGACCCACGCTGCTAAGATCTCTTACTGTATAAATTTTATTGTCTATTTTTATTTTTAAATCCTCAGCTTTAACTCTAAATGCCCTTCGTTTGGAATGATAAGTAAATTTAACCTCAAAATCGTCTAAAAAATCGCTCATGGTTTTCTCCTTGAGTTAGGGAGCAATCATTTTTTCTAAGACAAACTCTACTCTACGATTTTTAGCTCTGTTTTCTGGAGTATTATTAGGATAAACAGGATTTAAATCTGCAAAGCCTGTGGCAGTTAGTCTTTGGGGTTCAATGCCTAAAGAGAGTAAAAAACGTAAAACATTAATTGCTCTTAAGGCAGAAATTTCCCAATTATCTTTAAATCTTCCTCCTGGTTTAGGGGGAATGTTATCTGTATAACCTACGATATTTATCTTTTGATCTGGGTGTTTGATAAAGAAATCTTTTAATTCTATCAATGTTTTTTTGCCTTGTTCTGTAAGTTCTACTTGGCCTGGTGCAAATAAAACTTGCGCAGGCAAACGTAAAATGATTTTGCCTGATTCTAGATAAGCTCCTACAATTCCTTCTAATCCCTTTTCTGTATAAAAATATTGAAGGTCTGAGAAAACTTTTTTTTGTCCCTCTATAATTTCTCTGTATTGACGAATTTCATCTACAGACACTCCTGCCCCTTCTGCTCCTAGTGGTATTTTTAAAGTGCCTTTTTCTCCTTTTCCTAATGCTTGACGTACAGATAAAATAGTTTCCTTAAACACTTTTTGATTTAGGGTAGACATAGAAAACAATAAAATAAAAAACACTAACAATAACATAGATAGATCTGCAAATGTTGTTAGCCATGGTTGAGGCTCTTCATTGTCTTCTTTTAAAAATAAATCATCTTCGATCATATTTTCTTTCTCCTGGTGCTACAAAAGAAGATAACTTTTCGTAGACAAAAGTTGGATTGTTATTTTCCAAAATACTTTTAGCTCCTTCAAAAATAATGTTGAGGTGAAGTATTTCTTCTAAGGTTCTACTTTTTAATTTTCCTGCAATAGGAAGAAATAATAAATTCGCCATGATTGCACCATAAAAAGTAGTTAAAATGGCTACTGCCATTGCAGGTCCAATAGCAGCTGGATCTTCCAATTTAGTTAGCATTTGGACAAGACCAATTAACGTTCCAATCATTCCAAACGCAGGAGCATAATTCCCCATTTTTTTAAACACATCTTGAATAATAGAATGACGATTTTTTAAAGAGGCGATTTCTATTTTTAATGTTTCTGTAATAAGATTAGCATCTGCATTGTCTGCAATAAGTTGGCAGGCCTTTTTTAATACTTTATTGTCTGTTTCTACGTGTTCTAAAGCCAAAAGGCCTTCTCTTCTACTGATTTCTGCAATTCGGACCATTGAATTAACTACTTGATTAGGAGTAACTTTTTTACGCGTAAATATATGAAATCCTGCTTTAAGTGCCTTAAGAATATCAGAAATAGGAAAATTAACGCATGTAGAGGCAAAAGTCCCACCTAAAACAATCATCATTCCAGGGATATTAATAAATATATCAACTGCTCCCCCTAGAAAAATAGCCCCAATTACCAAAGAAAAGCCTATAAAAATGCCGAAAAAAGTTGCAATGTCCATAATTTACCTTTAAAAATATTGGTTTAAGTTATATAAAAACATACAAAAATCTATACCATGGTGGGAGTTATTATGCAAAAAGAAAAAATATTCAAGTCTTATAAGTGGTTACTTAAAAAAATATCTATTTCTCCAGAAGTGGCAATAGTTTTAGGAAGCGGTTTAGGAGAATTTACAGATAAGTTGGATATTGAAAAAGTTTTTGATTATTCTGAAATTCCAGAATTTCCTATTTCTACTGCTCCAGGACATGCTGGCAAATTGTTTGTTGCTAAATTAGGAGGTAAAAATGTTTTGGTATTTTCAGGGAGATTTCATCTTTATGAAGGCTATTCTCCTTTTGATATTGTGTATGGATTGCGTGTTGCTAAGCTTTTGGGAGTCAGTAAGTTAGTTTTGACTAATGCTGCAGGAGCGTTAAATCCTCTTTTTGAGGCGGGTGAGATAATGCTTATTACAGATCATATTAATTTTACAGGAGAAAATCCTTTAGTAGGAAGGAATTTAGAAGAGTTTGGTCCTAGGTTCCCTGATATGAGTAGAGTGTACTCTAGGCGACTTCAAAATTTGTCTTTGGAAATAGCATTAGAAATGAAGGTTGTTTTGCAAAAAGGAGTTTATATTCAGGTAAAGGGTCCAAGTTTGGAAACACCTGCAGAAACAAGAGCTTTTAGAAGATTGGGAGCTGATGCTATTGGGATGTCAACAGTTTTGGAAGCCATAGCAGCCAAACATATGGGTATGGAGATAATTGGATTTTCTTGTTTAACTAACAAAAACTTGCCGGATTGCATGCAAGAAACAAGTGAAGAGGAGATATTGGAAATGGCAAGAAAAACAAATAAAAGACTAGGAGAGTTTTTACTTTCTTTAGTTGGTGATGTAAGATTTTAATTTTATAATATCAAAAGGAGGTTATAAATGGACTTTGATCCAAAACACCTTATTCAGGAAATTGAATATAATGTTAGTAAAAGAGATAAAATAAAGGCAGGGATCGTTTTATCTTATTTTTTTGACTTGGATAAAGAATATCGAGCTCAAGTTTTAAGAATTTTAGCAACAGGAGATCCTAGTTTTAGTTTGCCCTATTTTTTAGAGTTTTTACAAAAGGAACCTAATTTAATTGAAGATTCAGATTTTGAAACAGCTTTTTTGGAGGTTATTTTTGCAGACCCGCATCTTTTTGGAGATATGTTAACTTCAGGAGCAGAACCAAGGACATTGTTAATTAAATTTGCAGGCGAGACAAAGCTACCAGATTTTGTTCCTTATCTTACAGAAATTTTAACTAGTACAAATGAAGAGGATATTTTAGAAGCTACTATTCTTGCCTTGGGGCAGATTGGCGATCCTCAGGCAACCACTCCTGTGAGTGAATTTTTATATTCTAACAATAGAACATTAATGTTGGCAGCAATTAAGGCGTTGGGGCAGATAGGATCTCCTACTGCTATTAAAAGGCTGTCTGAAAAAATGGGGCAAGATCCTAATATAGATTTACTTATTTTAGATATTTTTGGGAAAATTCAAGATAGCTTGAGTCTTACTAAATTAAATGAAACTCTAAGCTCTCATTATGCTCATCTTAGAAATTATGCTAAAAATAAATTAGTTAAAATAGGTAGTAAAGTTGTTCCTTTTTTAATAGAAAATTTGAATTATGATGATCCAGACCTTCTAATTCATACCTTAAATGTTTTAGGAGAAATTGGCGATCCAGCCGCAGTTATGCCTATTAGAAAACTTTTAAATTCTCATCCCCAAAATTCTAATGTACGTTTTGCTGCTTATGAAGCTTTGGGTATGTTGCCTATAGACAAGGGGGCCTATACTCTTGCTGCAGGATTAATGGATGAAGATGAACAAGTGAGAGTAGCTGCTGCCTCTGCTATAGAAAAAAATCTTAACCCTGTGTTGGTCGCAGGCATTAGAAACATGGTAAAGGAGAAAAATAAAGAAACTTTTAATTTAGTTAAAGCTGTTATTACGGCTCAAGCCAAAGATCTGTTCTTAAATTTACTTGCTGAGGATAGTTTTAAAGAAGTAGCTTTGGATTATCTTAAAACCAAAACCCCAGAAGATGTTAGAAATTTTTACTTTGAGTTGCTGCGTAAGTATGGCTATGCTGAATTAATAGATAAGCCTAAGTCAAAGAAAAAAGAGCCCAAAAAGAAAATCGCTGTAGCTGTTGATGATTCAAAGATGATTTTATCCCTATATAAATCTAATTTATTTGAGCTTGGATTTGAACCAGTTTTATTTGCTAACCCTAAAGAAGCGGTTGAATGGTTAAAGAAAAATAAACCTGTGATTGTATTTACAGATTTAAATATGCCTCAAATGACAGGGATACAGCTTACGGCAGAGACCAGAAAGATATATTCAAAAAAACAACTGCCAATTATTATGGTAACAACCCAAAATGAGGCTACAGATAATGAAGCGGCCTTAGAAGCTGGAGTAAGTGATATTTTGTATAAGCCTTTTACTAAAGAAAGTTTAGAAGAAAAAGTAAAAGAATATATAGGCTAATTATGAAGATAGGAATCTTGCAGTTAAATCCATGGATAAATGATATAGAAGGAAATGCTTTAAAAATAGAACAAGGGGCAAAAGAAGCTTTTGCTAAAGGTGCGCAAATAGTAATTACTTCAGAACTGGCGTTGCTTGGTTATCCTCCACGTGATTTATTGTTGAGAAAGCAAGTGTTAAATAGATGTGTTAAGTCAGCGAGGCGATTGGCAGAGAATCTACGCTTATTAGGCCCTGTAATACTTGGATGCCCATGGGTTGAAAATTTAAAAGTTTTTAATGCAGCTCTTTTTTTAGAAGATGGCCAAATAAAAACTTGGATTGGCAAAACATTGTTGCCTAATTACGATGTGTTTGATGAGCAACGTTATTTTACTGCTTTTACAAAAGATAAAGTTGTAGAAAATAAGTGGGGAAAATTAGGGATCACTATTTGTGAAGATATTTGGAATGATAAAGAGTTTTGGCAAAGAGCTTTTTACCCAGAAGATCCAGTGGCAGGATTGGCAAACGCACAGGTAAATGTTTTAATAAATCTTTCTGCATCTCCTTTTACAGTAGGAAAACAGGAAGTTAGGCAAAAAATGCTTGCTTATTTAAGTAAGAAATATTCTTTTCCTGTTGTATATGTAAATCAGGTAGGGGCAAATGATGATTTAATTTTTCCAGGTAGGAGTATGGTTTTTAATGCAAATGGTGAGATGATTTATAGAGCTTCTTCATTTAAAGAAGAAATAGCAGTTATAGATATTTATACTAAAACTGATTTTCCTGAAAAGGGAAAGATTCCTAGAGAGGAAGATATTTTTAGAGCTTTAGTCTTGGGAGTTTCTGATTATGTGAGAAAGTGCGGCTTTAACAAGGTGGTGATAGGTTTGTCAGGTGGTATAGATTCTTCTCTAACTGCAGTAATAGCAGTGGAAGCTTTAGGGCCTAAAAATGTGTTAGGTGTTTTGATGCCGTCTTGTTTTACAAGTAAGGAAAGTAATGAAGATGCTTTACAATTAGCTAAGACCTTGGGAATTAATACATATGTTTTGCCCATAGAAGATATTCGACAGAGCTTTGTTAATACTTTGCATCCTATTTTTAGAGGGTTGCCTGAAGATGTGACTGAAGAAAATATCCAATCTAGGATTAGGGGAAATTTACTTATGGCTATTAGCAATAAATTAGGTGCTCTTTTATTAACCACAGGGAACAAA
It includes:
- a CDS encoding OmpA/MotB family protein → MIEDDLFLKEDNEEPQPWLTTFADLSMLLLVFFILLFSMSTLNQKVFKETILSVRQALGKGEKGTLKIPLGAEGAGVSVDEIRQYREIIEGQKKVFSDLQYFYTEKGLEGIVGAYLESGKIILRLPAQVLFAPGQVELTEQGKKTLIELKDFFIKHPDQKINIVGYTDNIPPKPGGRFKDNWEISALRAINVLRFLLSLGIEPQRLTATGFADLNPVYPNNTPENRAKNRRVEFVLEKMIAP
- a CDS encoding purine-nucleoside phosphorylase; this translates as MQKEKIFKSYKWLLKKISISPEVAIVLGSGLGEFTDKLDIEKVFDYSEIPEFPISTAPGHAGKLFVAKLGGKNVLVFSGRFHLYEGYSPFDIVYGLRVAKLLGVSKLVLTNAAGALNPLFEAGEIMLITDHINFTGENPLVGRNLEEFGPRFPDMSRVYSRRLQNLSLEIALEMKVVLQKGVYIQVKGPSLETPAETRAFRRLGADAIGMSTVLEAIAAKHMGMEIIGFSCLTNKNLPDCMQETSEEEILEMARKTNKRLGEFLLSLVGDVRF
- a CDS encoding response regulator, which gives rise to MDFDPKHLIQEIEYNVSKRDKIKAGIVLSYFFDLDKEYRAQVLRILATGDPSFSLPYFLEFLQKEPNLIEDSDFETAFLEVIFADPHLFGDMLTSGAEPRTLLIKFAGETKLPDFVPYLTEILTSTNEEDILEATILALGQIGDPQATTPVSEFLYSNNRTLMLAAIKALGQIGSPTAIKRLSEKMGQDPNIDLLILDIFGKIQDSLSLTKLNETLSSHYAHLRNYAKNKLVKIGSKVVPFLIENLNYDDPDLLIHTLNVLGEIGDPAAVMPIRKLLNSHPQNSNVRFAAYEALGMLPIDKGAYTLAAGLMDEDEQVRVAAASAIEKNLNPVLVAGIRNMVKEKNKETFNLVKAVITAQAKDLFLNLLAEDSFKEVALDYLKTKTPEDVRNFYFELLRKYGYAELIDKPKSKKKEPKKKIAVAVDDSKMILSLYKSNLFELGFEPVLFANPKEAVEWLKKNKPVIVFTDLNMPQMTGIQLTAETRKIYSKKQLPIIMVTTQNEATDNEAALEAGVSDILYKPFTKESLEEKVKEYIG
- a CDS encoding motility protein A produces the protein MDIATFFGIFIGFSLVIGAIFLGGAVDIFINIPGMMIVLGGTFASTCVNFPISDILKALKAGFHIFTRKKVTPNQVVNSMVRIAEISRREGLLALEHVETDNKVLKKACQLIADNADANLITETLKIEIASLKNRHSIIQDVFKKMGNYAPAFGMIGTLIGLVQMLTKLEDPAAIGPAMAVAILTTFYGAIMANLLFLPIAGKLKSRTLEEILHLNIIFEGAKSILENNNPTFVYEKLSSFVAPGERKYDRR
- a CDS encoding PilZ domain-containing protein, with translation MSDFLDDFEVKFTYHSKRRAFRVKAEDLKIKIDNKIYTVRDLSSVGLSFWLPSGQNITLQENQIISFTLFTENKDILEGEVRIVRKKTDYIACEFLNLTKKQEMLLDKLVLEEQKRRISEIKQKAKESEENNENT
- a CDS encoding NAD+ synthase, coding for MKIGILQLNPWINDIEGNALKIEQGAKEAFAKGAQIVITSELALLGYPPRDLLLRKQVLNRCVKSARRLAENLRLLGPVILGCPWVENLKVFNAALFLEDGQIKTWIGKTLLPNYDVFDEQRYFTAFTKDKVVENKWGKLGITICEDIWNDKEFWQRAFYPEDPVAGLANAQVNVLINLSASPFTVGKQEVRQKMLAYLSKKYSFPVVYVNQVGANDDLIFPGRSMVFNANGEMIYRASSFKEEIAVIDIYTKTDFPEKGKIPREEDIFRALVLGVSDYVRKCGFNKVVIGLSGGIDSSLTAVIAVEALGPKNVLGVLMPSCFTSKESNEDALQLAKTLGINTYVLPIEDIRQSFVNTLHPIFRGLPEDVTEENIQSRIRGNLLMAISNKLGALLLTTGNKSELAVGYCTIYGDMSGGLAVIADVPKTMVYKVCKWLNREVEIIPSRVLVKPPSAELRPNQKDEDNLPPYEILDKILEFIVEKNMEPEEIIKLGYEEAVVQKIYRMVRIAEFKRKQAPPGLKVTDRAFGTGWRMPIAAKI